The DNA sequence GTTTGGCAACACAGAACCACCTGCCTTCGCATCTGCCGACACATCTGCACCTTTGCCAAGCTTTGTCTTCTTAATCATAAATCTACCACTGGCCCCTTCATTCTCTTTCCCAGTCTTCTTTGTGGTTGCATCTAATGCTTGATCTCCAGTGTTCTTCATTTTTGGCAATCCAATTTTGAATTTGGTGCTTTTGACTTTTGGCCCCTTACCTTTGGTACCAGAAGTTTTAAGGTCTAAGTCAGGCAACTCTATTATTTTTCTGTCCTTCTTTCCCTCAGCTTTATGGAAACCTATATCCAGCTCCAGATCTCCTTTTGGGCACTCTATGTCTATTGTTGGCATTTTGATTTTCGTCTTATGGTCTCCCTCACAATGTGAACCAGTTTTGTCTGAACTTTTCCCATGAACCTCAGCTCCATGGTTGGGTTTTTCAACATTCATGTCTAAATCAAGGTCCGGAGTTGTAAACTTTGGTAAACCAATCAAAGGCATTTCTATCTTTCCTTCTGCCTCAGCGTTGGGCTGTTTCATTTCAGCATCAATGTCACCAGAATCTCCCTTTGGCATTGTAATATCTATATTTGACAGTTTGATTTCTGGCATCTTATATCTTCCACCCTCACCATCCATTTCCAATTCAGGTGCATTAACATCTCCACTTTTTCCTTTTGGAAGTGATATGGCAATATTTGGCATTTTCATATGTGGCATCTTGAAATTTCCTCCTTTGACTTCCATTTCTGGTGCTCTAATTTCTCCGTACTTTCCTTTCGGAAGTGATATATCTACCTTTGGCATTTTGAACTTTCCTCCCTCTGACTGAATTTCCATCTCTGGTGCTTCAATCTCTCCAGTTTTTCCTCTTGGATGTGATATATCAACATTTGGCATTTTCATATGTGGCATCTTCAATTTTCTGCCCCCTCCTTCAATTTCCATCACTGGTTCTTCAGTTTCTCCACCTTTTCCTTTGGGAAGTGATATGGCAATATTTGGCATTTTCATATGTGGCATCTTGGAttttcctccatctccctcaattTCGAATGCAGGTACATTAACATCTCCACTTTTTCCTTTTGGAAGTGATATATCAAAATTTGGCATTTTCATATGTGGCATCTTACATTTTCCCCCTCCTTCCATTTCCATTTCTGGTGTACTGATGTCTCCACTTTTTCCTTTTGGAAGGGATATATGAATATTTGGCATTTTCATATGTGGCATCTTGAATTTTCCACCCTCTCCTTCAATTTCCACCTCTGGTCCTTCAATCTCTCCACTTTTTCCTTTTGGAATTGATACATCAATATTTGGCATTTTCATATGTGGCATCTTGAATTTTCCACCCTCTCCTTCAATTTCCACCTCTGGTCCTTCAATCTCTCCACTTTTTCCCTTCGGAAGTGATAAGTCTACCTTTGGTATTTTCATATGTGGCATCTTCAATTttcctccatctccctgaatTACCATGTCTGGTCCTTCAATCTCTCCACTTTTTCCTTTGGGAAGTGATATGGCAATATTTGGCATTTTCACATGTGGCATCTTGGAttttcctccatctccctcaattTCGAATGCAGGTACATTAACATCTCCACTTTTTCCTTTTGGAATTGATACATCAATATTTGGCATTTTCATATGTGGCGTCTTGAATTTTCCACCCTCTCCTTCAATTTCCACCTCTGGTCCTTCAATCTCTCCACTTTTTCCCTTGGGAAGTGATAAATCAATATTTGTCATTTTTATATGTGGCATCTTGAATgttcctccttctccttccattTCCATTTCTGGTGCACTTATGTCTCCATACTTTCCCTTTGGAAGTGATAAGTCTACCACAGGCATTTTCATATGTGGCATTTTGAAATTTCCGCCCCCTCCTTCAATTTCCATCTCTGGCCCTTCAATCCCTCCACTTGTTCCTTTGGTAAGTGATATATCAACATTTGGCATTTCCATATGTGGCATCTTGAATTTTACACCTTCTCCTTCAATTTCCACTGTGGATACATCCATTGCTCTATGTCTTCCTATTGGAAGTGATATGTCAACCTTTGGCATTTTAATGACAGGCATCTTGAATTTTCCACCCCTTCCCTCAATTTCAACCTTGGATGCATCAATGTTCCCAGTTTTTTCTTTAGGAAGTGATAAATCTATATCAGGCATTTTGATGTTTGGCATCTTAAATTTGCCTCCCTCCCCCTCAATTTTTGTTTCATGCTTGATTTTAGGCAGAGTTACATCAAGGTCAATTTTGGGTGCTGATACATCAATAGTTGGCATTTTAGGGATTTTCAGGTTTCCTTCATAACCTCTGATGTCAGCCTCAGACACATCCACCTCAGCCTTTGGGAGTAACACTTCTTGCTCAGATTTCTTGGCAGCTGGCAGGGATATCTCCACTGATGGTATTTTTACCTTTCCTGTGACATCTAGTTCAGCACTGGGTCCACTACTGTCAAAGTCTATCTCCTGTGAGCCAAACTCTGGCATGGAGAACTTTGGCATTTTGATTGTATCATCGGGTGCATGAATGCCACCTTTCCCTTCCATTCCACTATCCATTGAGACATCTATTTCTCCCTCTGGTAGTTTACCTTTAGGAGACGACTTCTTAAACTTTGGGAATTTTagtctatattttctatttgctTTGTCCTCTGGATGTTCTACACTGATAATTGGCTTTGGAATGTCCactttctctttttctgtcttGATTTCCACATCAGGGCTGGCTATTGATACATCTTTCTTAGACATTCCAAACATTGGCATTTTCATTTTGGGCTTCTTTAGTTTACCTTCTATTTTTCCCTCTCCGCGTATTTCTGCTGATGCTGGTCTGCCCTCACCATCCGCTCGCTGGGGGCTAATATCAATATCGTCCTCTGTGCCATATCCTTCTAGGTTTACATCTCCACTAGACTTTCCACCAAATTTAGGGAGAGAAAATCTTGGCATTTTGAGAGAGATATCTGGCATGTCAAAACTTGACCCAGAGGATGGCCTTTCACCCTCTGCTTTTTGTAGCTCTTCCCTATTATCTCCATCAGATTTTGACAGCCCAGAGTCGAAGTCAACCTTTGGTGCAGATACGTCTACTGTTGGCAGTTTAACAGTTGGTAACTTGACTCCACTCCTACCCTCTGCTTCAATTTTGGGCATTTTAAACTTCCCCCCTTTGACTTCAAGGCCTTCTTTGACATCACCCACTGGGTGCTTCATCTTTGGTAGTGACACATCAAATGAGGTCATATGAAACTTATCTCCGTTTCCAGAATGTTCTTCAATGTcagtttctccctctgtttttccTTTTGGGAGTAAAATATCAATCTTTGGCATTTCAAACTTCCCTCCTTTGACGTCCGGTCCTTCTAAACTGACATCTGGTTCTAGTGACTTCATTTTTGGAAGGGAAACGTCAAATGTAGGCATATGAAATCTTCCTCCTTTTCCAGAATGAACTTCAATGTCAATTTCCGACTCCATCTTTCCTTTGGGAAGTGAAATATCAGTCGATGGCATTTCAATGTTTCCACCTTTGGCTTCGGGGCCTTCTACTTTGACTTCACCTTCAGGCAACTTCATTTTTGGAAGGGAAATGTCAATTAAGGGCATGTGAAACTTGCCCCCTTTGCCACCATGCCCCTCAACCTCAATATCTCCTTCAGTTTTCCCTTCAGGAAGAGAAATGTCAATGTTAGGTAACTGTATTTTGTTGCCTTTCCCTTCCGGTCCCTCTAGTTTGATGTCACCCTCTGGGAGCTTCATTTTTGGGAGCGATACATCAAACTTTGGCATATGAAACTTTCCTCCTTTTCCAGAATGTCCTTCCATGTCAATTTCTCCCTCTGCTTTTCCTTTTTGAAGTGAAATATCAATTGTTGGAATTTCAAACTTTCCATCTTTGGCTTCAAGGCCTTCTACTTTGACTTCACCCTCAGCCAACTTTATTTTTGGAAGAGAAATGTCAATTGAGGGCATGTGGAACTCTCCGCCTTTACCACCATGCCCGTCAACCTGAATATCACGTTCTGCCTTCCCCTTTGGAAGAGAATTGTCAATTTTAGGCATATGTATTTTACTGCCTTTCACTTCTGGCCCCTCTAATTTCATGTCACCATCATTTGACTTCCTTTTTGGCAAGGACATGTTGCATGTGGGCATGTGAAAGTTTCCTTTTCCCCCCAAATGTCCTTCAATGTCTATTCCCCCTTCTGTTTTTCCTTTTGGAAGTGAAATATCAATCATTGGCATTTTAAACTTTCCACCTTTCACTTCAGGGCCTTCTAGGCTGACTTCTCCTTCTGGTGTCTTCATTTTTGGATGTGATATATCCAATGCTGGCATTTGGAACTTGCCTCCTTTTccagaatgtccttgagtgtcaaTCTCACCCTTTTCCTTGGGAAGGGAAAAGTCCATTGTTGGCATATGAAACTTCCCTCCTTTGGCGTCCGGTCCTGCTAAACTGACATCTGGTTCTAGTGACTTCATTTTTGGAAGGGAAACATCAAATGTAGGCATTTGAAATCTTCCTCCTTTTCCAGAATGTCCTTCAATGTCAATTTCCCCCTCCATCTTTCCTTTAGGAAGTGAAATATCAATCGATGGCATTTCAATCTTTCCCCCTCTGGCTTTGGGTCCTTCTACATTGACTTCGCCTTCAGGCAACTTCATTTTTGGAAGGGAAATGTCAACTGAGGGCATGTGAAGTTTTCCCCCTTTGCTTGCATGTCCCTTAGCTTCACCTTCCATTTTTCCTTTTGGAAGAGAAATGTTCATCGTTGGCATATTAATGTTCCCCCCTTTGACTTCAGGGACTTCTAGGCTGACTTCACCATCTGGTGTCTTCATTTTTGGAAGTGATATATCGAATGCTGGCATTTGGAACTTGCCTCCTTTTCCAGAATGTCCTTCAGTGTCAATTGCTCCCTTTCCCTTGGGAAGGGAAAGGTCAATTGTTGGTATGTGACACTTCCCTCCTTTGACTTCTGGTCCTTCTAAACTGATATCTGCATCTGGTGACTTCATTTTTGGAAGAGAAATGTCACATGTGGGCATATGAAATTTGCCTCCTGCTTCAGAATCTCCTTCAACATTGATGTCACCTTCCGATTTTCCTTTTGGTAGTGAAATGCCAATTGTAGGCATTTTAAACTTCCCTCCTTTGACTTCAGGTCCCTCTGTGTTGACCTTACCCTCTGGTGACTTCAATTTCGGAAAAGAAATGCCGAATGTGGGCATCTTAAACTTGCCCCCTTTACTGACATGGCCTTCAATGTTAACTTCTCCCGCTGTTTTGCCTTTTGGAAGGGAAACATCCATTTTTGGCATCTCAACCTTTCCACCTTTAATTTCAGGTCCTTCTACTTTGGCTTTACCCTCTGGTAACTTTACTCTTGGAGCAGAAATATCAAATGAAGGCATGTGAGACTTTCCACCTTTAGATGCATCTCCTTCAACGCTCATGTCACCTTCTGTTTTTCCTGTTGGAAGTGAACAATCTATAGTGGGCATATGACATGTGATGCCTTTCACATCAGATCCTTCTATTTTCATGTCACCCTTTGGTAACTTTATTTTTGGAAGAGAGAACTTTCCTTCTTTTCCTACATTTGCATCAATGTTGACTCCACCCTCTGTTTTTCCTTTGGCAAGGGAAATATCAAGTGTGGGCATTTCAAACTTTCCCCCTTTCAATTCAGGTCCCTCTAAACTGGCATCACCCTTCATTTTAGGAGGAGAAATGTCACATGAGGGCATTTTGAACTTGCCTCCTTTTCCAGAATGTCCCTCAATGTTAATATTCCCCTCTGTTTTTCCTTCAGGGAGAGATATGTCAATAGAGGGCATTTTCATTTTGCCACCCTTCACTTCAGGTCCTTCTacattcctttctctctctgatgACTTCATTTTTGGTAGAGAAATGTCAAATGTGGGCATCTGAAATTGACCTCCTTTTCCTAAGTATCCTTCAAtgtccacctctccctctgctttACCTTTTGGGCGTAAGAGGTTAACTTTTGGCATGTTGAACTCCCCTTTGACTTCAGGCCCCTCTATATTCGTATGCTCCTCTGGAGACTTGAATTTTGGAAGTGAAACATCGAAAGTTGGCGTTTTGAACTTGCCTCCTTTTCCAATGTGTCCTTCCACATCAACGTTTGCTTCTGCTGGTGTCATCTTTGGCAGTGAAATGTCAACAATTGGCAGGCAAATTTTTCCACCCTTTTCTGGACCTTCAATATCCATGTTAGATGATCCAATCTTTGGTAATGAGATGTCAGTTTTGGGCATGGATATATTTGGCCCTTTAAAAAAGGGTCCCTCTATCTCGTCTGGCACTGTATGCCGGGTGTCCAGCTGCAGATCTATGTTGGGTGCAGAGATGTCAATAACTGGCATTTTAATGCCAGATAGGGCTGTTGACCCTTCAACTCCTTCAGCTAAACCTTTAGCTTTTATCTCACCATCAATTTCATCAGAGTGACAGGCTGAGGGGAGTCCTAATGAAAGCTCTACCTCTCTGTGCATCAATTTTGACCCCTCCTTGACTTTCACTTCTCGTTTCTGTAGGTCAACGTCCTTGTTTCCAGATGGCAAACTGAATTCCACTGAGGGTGGTGTGAATTTGACACCAGGAGGTTTCAGGTCCAGGGACCCTCCAGACAAGGCAGTGTCCGATTTAGTCTTTTTTGTTTTAGGGAAATGAATTCCGAACCTGTGTCCCTTTCCTTTGACTTTGACCTTAGCTCCAGGCACATCTGGCAGGGAGACGTCAGCCTGTCCCTCTGGTCGCGTCATGTCAACTTCTCCTGTAGCCGCCTCAGCACCATTTGCTTTCATCCTGGGACACCTTATCGTCCTCTGCTTCCTGCCAGTGGCGACCACTCCTCCATGCTGCTCAGCTCCCTCTGCCTTCCCATCCTTCCCCAGCTTGAACTTGGGGAAGGCAAACTCCACGTCAATGGGGTTGAGCTCCACCTTGGAAGGggatccctccatctctaactctGCTCCAGTGCTCCCTTTCTTGTTTTCCTTCAGCCTTTTCAATCCAAAACGTCCTCCCTTCTTTTTCTTCGCTTTGAAAGGTTTGATGCTCTTGACACTCTGCAACAGAGATGCAAGTATCAGTTAGGGGGACATGAAGCTGATGAATCTGGAATACCCAGTTGTCAAAATGGCAATTACAAATACGATCATAGCCGTACCATTTTCTGCATCTTGGTTTTGGGTCCTTTCAGTTCCAAGCTGCTGGTGCCAGGGTGCAAGGTGACATCAGCGCCGGTGATGGTCCTCTTCAGGAAAAAGGAGACTTTATAAGGCTCTGCACACTGCAAGATCTTCAGGGCATCCTCATACTTCACATTGTCAAAGTAGACTCTTGCACTGAGCAACTGATCTCCTGCAAGGACACCAATCAACCAGACAAAAGTGAATATGAGATAAAGGGAACTGGGGTAAATATTGAAGTCTCATAGTTGTGGTTTGCTTTTGACAATCAAAGGGAGGATATGAAAGGGCATGGCATTTTTGGATGTTTCCGTTTAATTTGCACAAGATAATGTACCGTTTGCACGTCAAAACAAGGTGATTGATCAATGACATTACTTACAATAAATTACACAATACACTTAATGGAAGTGACACACGAAAGGGATGCTGATGGGGAGAAACAAGATGGTTTCATCATTTTCAGTTCTTTCTAGTATGGAATTAATTATATGTTTTAATAGCTCACTGTTTGACCTTCTCATTTCTATTTCTTTCTATTAAACTAGTCCACAACTAATTTACCTCAGCTGTGTCTCATAGATTTATATTCATGCAACTCTAATCTCCCCGTCCAGTTACCTTGCTGGAGGCTAAGATGCTTTGCTGCAGTGGAGTCTTTAAGGACGTCCTTAATGAAGAGGCCTCGCTCCCCTCCACCTGTGACACTGTAGCCGCtggctccagcctcagcctctgtCTCCAGCACAACCTCCACCACCTCAGATGCAGTTTCCTCCTGTAAAGACACACCAGAGGAGAGGGTTTCCTCACAATTCTCTTGTCTTCAAACGTAAACTGTAGAATGGCACGCGATTCTGAGTGTTTTCTAGGCATGTGTAAATATCGACAGCGATATCACCAAACAACGTGGTTACTGTTTCATGTGTACTAGTTGTTTCTTGGCTCTATACCACTGCTTGGGTGTCTGCTGAAGAATCCATCTCTGTTTGGGCCAAATGAGACGTCTCTTTCATGTGGCTTCTCTTCAGACTCAGCACCTGCTTCAGCTCTGCATGCAGTTTCTCTTTCTGAACCTAAAAGGAAGGAAGCATTGTATCTGTGTTGATGGCTCAGTTGATTGGACCGTGATAGTAATGATAATAGTTCCGTCATGGGTTCAAATCCAGCATGGGCCACAcactgcagggtagcctagtggttagatcgttggactagtaaccgcaaggttgcaagttcaaacccccgagctgacaaggtacaaatatgtcgttttgcccctgaacaggcagttaacccactgttcctaggccgtcattgaaaataaaaatgtgttcttattgttcttacttgcctagttaaataaaggtaaaataaataaaataaacacaataTAGGGTATAGTGTGTTAACTGTAAGTCCTTTGGATTAAAGTATTTGGCAGGTAAATTACCTTAAGCATAGGGGATTGAACCCCAATGagcttgatgtgtgtgtgtgtgtgtgtgtgtgtgtgtgtgtgtgtgtgtgtgtaccaattAAATTAGCCTATGAATACtatgggatatggagagaaaatacaTATTGGGGATTGACTGAATACCTTCATTATAGCCACACTCATTCTGAGATTAGAGACATTATTTCTCTGATCACATGGGCTTGGACATACTCTATAAGCTTTGTGTTAGCTGCAGCGCTGACCCCAACCTCACTGACTGAAGTACAATGACACAGTCAAAACCTGCTGAGTCATTCTCTCTCCCGGTCGCTTCTCTCAACCTAAACAACCATTCATTTGGCCCAGCTCTGCAGAGATCCCACTGTTTCCACACAGTAGGTGGCAGGGCACAGTGGCAACAACAATTGACATCTTGTGTTAGCACACCAGGTGTTGGGGACTAGAGGATATGTCATAAACATTATTATAATGCATAATACCGTTGTCAATTCTGAAATGCTTCAACCTttcaaattaaaaaaaaaaaggatataCGAGTGATGTGAAAATATTATACGCCAGCGAGTGcatgtccataaacacacagtGTATTGTTTGCATTCCTAATTTACATTTAGACCCCTCCCATGTACTTAATTCCGAGTGTCAGCTCCTCCCCTCAGACGCTATAGGGTCCTACATGTAAGCTGAACAGGTCTAAGCTCTCCTCCATTCCCATGTCTATCATAAAGTGAGCCGGATTAGTATGCCACTGACAGAATGTAAGGGAAATGTGCAATATGTATTATGTATGTGGCTATATGTGAAGTGTACAATGTGCATGACAGGGGTAACATCCAATGCATCTATTATGTTGAGTGTGTAATGTACagtgactattttgtgtatacaTCAGAACTGTGTGTCTGAGACAGATTTCCCCTCAGGGACATTAAAGTTCACCATTTCCTATCCTTCCCTGGCTTGAGTGTGTTAGGGTATCCAAACAGTTTCCACTCACCACTCTCTCTGGGCTCTCCTGGTCCTCTGGGGAGGCACTGTGGTGAGGGTTGGCGTGGGGGGCGGTGGGAGGCCTGTCCGAAGGGGGAGACCACCTTTTGTCCTTCACCTGGCTCAGTAGAGGAGATACCAAGTTCAACAGGTCAGTAAGCAGCACTGCAGGACAACACTTCATATATGGTACATAGCATCTCCGGAACAAGTGAAAGCCAGATAGTGGCTACTCACGGCTGGTTCTCTGGCCTGCGTAAATACATGACTTTCTTCCAATTCTCTGTCAGAGTCTGCAGACAGAAGGAGATTGGGTCAATGTTGGCATGTGAGGCACTGACAGGGGACAGATCAGAGATCTCAACCAGACTACATCACTTTGTAGACATCAGTGGCTTTACTTTGTCTGCTTTGAACCCACTTCTACATTGGCATGACATAATGTCATGGATACATGGATACCCCACATGGATTCAAGATGATACGTTCTCTATTAGATATGTTTTAGCTTGCGGCATGCTCGATGATTTCCAACCATTTGGTTTAGTGACCGGCCTCTCAGACTGCGTTGCATTGCTATGGCACTCTTGGAATTATTTCCACGGTTTTGCATATCCCTGCACCACCCTAGCCCCTCAATACCCTTCTACTTATAGGTAGGAGGCACTTGACATTTTTCCCACTATACGGTTTGGTCCCCAGCAATGTCATGCACGTCCCACCCTTTTGGTTTCATGTGATGGCTTTTTGATCAGCTTTGGCgtgtgtgtttatgcgtgtgtgcgtgtttgtcaAGGGGGATCCAGTATTCAGTGTCGGCATATTTCTCACGCCTCTATGTGTGGTGTCAGAGTGTCGGGTGTCTCAGCCGGTCACAAGAACAAATTAGACATTCAGAGTGCTCTTGTACAAGATGGCTAAACGTTGTGAAAGCAGCAACACCCGCCTTGGATAGTATGCTTCATGAGTACTGGACATTTCAATAATAAGGGTGTTACGCATCTGATCTTTTATGATCTATATAACGTTAATACCAGCATCAAGAAATAGCTAAATGACTAACTTCTTGAAATAGCTAAATTAAACAAACCTTTGAGCTTGTGTCCATAATACCCAGGTTAAACAGAGTTCAAATTATACCGTGACATTCGGGGGGGGAAGtctctatatatttttttcatgggACCCCCTAGTCTCTATGTGCACAAGCTTGACATTTTTTTTGATGGGCCTAATCATAAAGATGTCATTTAGCGGGTAAAAATGTATGACCTCTTAATGTGCCATGAACACaggaacacaaccagtcatgatgttttcacctgattgtcaaacaaatcacttaaaAAGTAGGCTACCTGCGCATGTTCGTCCACTCTAAGATGATTTCAGCATCCAAACAGTTGCACCGTGCACCCATTTGACatatggaaagagacatctgttacaaaacaccaacaagTGTAATGACATGCAGCGATTGTCATTAGGTTTACACTCTTGTAGCCTGAACTCATTGATGCCTTTTGCTGACAAAATTACCTTTTTTTTTGTAGAAAGAAAAGTCGGGGCTGAATACAAGACTGTCCCGGGATGACAAATGCAGCCACATTATTATAATTTGTTAAAACCATGACACAGAGGTGGGGGTGTTTGTTTAATTCGGGATTAAGCTATCACTTGAatatttaccactgtagcagtaggCTACACATTTCATTTTTAAACAAATAGGAGAATGGCTAAAGTAGCATTATTTAGAGACCCCCCCAGCCCCAAAGTTTGACTTTTGTTGCATTGAGGGGGGCTCCCCGATTTGATAATGAAGTAACAGACCTTGACTTGGGGGTACGCTATTTGCTTCTAGGATATGGGAAAGGACAGGACAGTTCACTAGCATTCTCCCAACATCAAGCAGCCTGATCCCAGTCTCAGCAGGGTATCAGTCAGGACACTAGTTAAGAACGGGTTAAGACTGGGATCTTGTGATGTGTGGCCTTGTTTTCGGCGGATTGTGCAACAACAACGCCAGAGGAATGAAAGCGATATGAGCTATCTAATCTCCAATTGAGCAACATCTAATCGAATTATAATTTAAATATGTTTCTACTGTGGAGTGGTTATGAAGTCAGGTTTCTGCCATATTGGTATTGTGCCCTTAGTATGGTACTCTGCATTGCTTTCATAAATATACCCTTTAAAATATACCTGCACAACTGAGTTCTTAGCATAGACCTACCCTTTTCCATCATAGTGTTTGATACTGGAATTGTCTCTCTGAAGAAGAATATTGCTCAAGGACTACAAGCAAAGGGAACGCGCAGATCTAGAGAGGTCTCAGGGAGATGCTTTCAGCAGTGGAGACCAGACTGTTTCACTCACAGAGTTCCAACAAATACACAGTGTGCGTGTACTATGTAGTAGGAAATGGGCCTAATATATTCACCTAATGAATATTATATATCCCCACATATAGTAAACATAGCTCTGATAGGAAGCGCTGTGTGTCTCGTTTGCTCTGTGTATATTTTGCAGTAGTTGAGTCCT is a window from the Oncorhynchus mykiss isolate Arlee chromosome 24, USDA_OmykA_1.1, whole genome shotgun sequence genome containing:
- the LOC110503595 gene encoding periaxin isoform X2 translates to MKETSHLAQTEMDSSADTQAVEETASEVVEVVLETEAEAGASGYSVTGGGERGLFIKDVLKDSTAAKHLSLQQGDQLLSARVYFDNVKYEDALKILQCAEPYKVSFFLKRTITGADVTLHPGTSSLELKGPKTKMQKMVRL
- the LOC110503595 gene encoding neuroblast differentiation-associated protein AHNAK isoform X1, with amino-acid sequence MKETSHLAQTEMDSSADTQAVEETASEVVEVVLETEAEAGASGYSVTGGGERGLFIKDVLKDSTAAKHLSLQQGDQLLSARVYFDNVKYEDALKILQCAEPYKVSFFLKRTITGADVTLHPGTSSLELKGPKTKMQKMSVKSIKPFKAKKKKGGRFGLKRLKENKKGSTGAELEMEGSPSKVELNPIDVEFAFPKFKLGKDGKAEGAEQHGGVVATGRKQRTIRCPRMKANGAEAATGEVDMTRPEGQADVSLPDVPGAKVKVKGKGHRFGIHFPKTKKTKSDTALSGGSLDLKPPGVKFTPPSVEFSLPSGNKDVDLQKREVKVKEGSKLMHREVELSLGLPSACHSDEIDGEIKAKGLAEGVEGSTALSGIKMPVIDISAPNIDLQLDTRHTVPDEIEGPFFKGPNISMPKTDISLPKIGSSNMDIEGPEKGGKICLPIVDISLPKMTPAEANVDVEGHIGKGGKFKTPTFDVSLPKFKSPEEHTNIEGPEVKGEFNMPKVNLLRPKGKAEGEVDIEGYLGKGGQFQMPTFDISLPKMKSSERERNVEGPEVKGGKMKMPSIDISLPEGKTEGNINIEGHSGKGGKFKMPSCDISPPKMKGDASLEGPELKGGKFEMPTLDISLAKGKTEGGVNIDANVGKEGKFSLPKIKLPKGDMKIEGSDVKGITCHMPTIDCSLPTGKTEGDMSVEGDASKGGKSHMPSFDISAPRVKLPEGKAKVEGPEIKGGKVEMPKMDVSLPKGKTAGEVNIEGHVSKGGKFKMPTFGISFPKLKSPEGKVNTEGPEVKGGKFKMPTIGISLPKGKSEGDINVEGDSEAGGKFHMPTCDISLPKMKSPDADISLEGPEVKGGKCHIPTIDLSLPKGKGAIDTEGHSGKGGKFQMPAFDISLPKMKTPDGEVSLEVPEVKGGNINMPTMNISLPKGKMEGEAKGHASKGGKLHMPSVDISLPKMKLPEGEVNVEGPKARGGKIEMPSIDISLPKGKMEGEIDIEGHSGKGGRFQMPTFDVSLPKMKSLEPDVSLAGPDAKGGKFHMPTMDFSLPKEKGEIDTQGHSGKGGKFQMPALDISHPKMKTPEGEVSLEGPEVKGGKFKMPMIDISLPKGKTEGGIDIEGHLGGKGNFHMPTCNMSLPKRKSNDGDMKLEGPEVKGSKIHMPKIDNSLPKGKAERDIQVDGHGGKGGEFHMPSIDISLPKIKLAEGEVKVEGLEAKDGKFEIPTIDISLQKGKAEGEIDMEGHSGKGGKFHMPKFDVSLPKMKLPEGDIKLEGPEGKGNKIQLPNIDISLPEGKTEGDIEVEGHGGKGGKFHMPLIDISLPKMKLPEGEVKVEGPEAKGGNIEMPSTDISLPKGKMESEIDIEVHSGKGGRFHMPTFDVSLPKMKSLEPDVSLEGPDVKGGKFEMPKIDILLPKGKTEGETDIEEHSGNGDKFHMTSFDVSLPKMKHPVGDVKEGLEVKGGKFKMPKIEAEGRSGVKLPTVKLPTVDVSAPKVDFDSGLSKSDGDNREELQKAEGERPSSGSSFDMPDISLKMPRFSLPKFGGKSSGDVNLEGYGTEDDIDISPQRADGEGRPASAEIRGEGKIEGKLKKPKMKMPMFGMSKKDVSIASPDVEIKTEKEKVDIPKPIISVEHPEDKANRKYRLKFPKFKKSSPKGKLPEGEIDVSMDSGMEGKGGIHAPDDTIKMPKFSMPEFGSQEIDFDSSGPSAELDVTGKVKIPSVEISLPAAKKSEQEVLLPKAEVDVSEADIRGYEGNLKIPKMPTIDVSAPKIDLDVTLPKIKHETKIEGEGGKFKMPNIKMPDIDLSLPKEKTGNIDASKVEIEGRGGKFKMPVIKMPKVDISLPIGRHRAMDVSTVEIEGEGVKFKMPHMEMPNVDISLTKGTSGGIEGPEMEIEGGGGNFKMPHMKMPVVDLSLPKGKYGDISAPEMEMEGEGGTFKMPHIKMTNIDLSLPKGKSGEIEGPEVEIEGEGGKFKTPHMKMPNIDVSIPKGKSGDVNVPAFEIEGDGGKSKMPHVKMPNIAISLPKGKSGEIEGPDMVIQGDGGKLKMPHMKIPKVDLSLPKGKSGEIEGPEVEIEGEGGKFKMPHMKMPNIDVSIPKGKSGEIEGPEVEIEGEGGKFKMPHMKMPNIHISLPKGKSGDISTPEMEMEGGGKCKMPHMKMPNFDISLPKGKSGDVNVPAFEIEGDGGKSKMPHMKMPNIAISLPKGKGGETEEPVMEIEGGGRKLKMPHMKMPNVDISHPRGKTGEIEAPEMEIQSEGGKFKMPKVDISLPKGKYGEIRAPEMEVKGGNFKMPHMKMPNIAISLPKGKSGDVNAPELEMDGEGGRYKMPEIKLSNIDITMPKGDSGDIDAEMKQPNAEAEGKIEMPLIGLPKFTTPDLDLDMNVEKPNHGAEVHGKSSDKTGSHCEGDHKTKIKMPTIDIECPKGDLELDIGFHKAEGKKDRKIIELPDLDLKTSGTKGKGPKVKSTKFKIGLPKMKNTGDQALDATTKKTGKENEGASGRFMIKKTKLGKGADVSADAKAGGSVLPNISLPDVGFSVSKGASQENEGHGPEMSAKLPKFKLPNVEISGPSMTGQGGAQINSGQQENKDGIKFQMPKVTLQSVGLKSKQGSAEPTGTDAGTENGFTLPNLGIKVPKIPDIDFDIGEPQEEDQVQVQGPSTRQKIKIPKFGVALPAMSSPEARVHLKDPEVEYEGPKMPKVKKAVFVLVNPQTDHSTMSTMCEASVESGEAKIRMPKIKMKPSFGKSGPKEKSVALSIEGDVDRDDKSKGAKQKIPKVTFSPGKTGSFDVTLKGEGSSSSLNGEKVSTYQNGSKEDKAKFVKLKLPKIEFSSPYSKIGRGEEDLEMSAKLVKESSGTDGETKRKKVKSGKMSFPGFKKKTSKGEEETQDSVVSSSARTEMLDQDSSESTTPMVSIGFVPGKSRGQAEAESSKKELEGKQSTWFNSPKFNLKPNSTGILLITPEGSPQGSRSSLQCQGVDETAGTFRLQMPSTGFSTQEVSEENVTTTKEGTVTVVTKTTKNMVTESRTGQTHTSLSHCNH